A genome region from Arthrobacter sp. V1I9 includes the following:
- the trpA gene encoding tryptophan synthase subunit alpha, with protein sequence MTTAQTISKSAAAIDKARAEGRAALIGYLPAGYPSVEETIAAGIALAENGADLIEIGIPYSDPVMDGQVIQAATTEALAKGFSVRQVFDVVQGITSKTDAAVLVMTYWNPVVRMGVDEFSRRLAEAGGAGLITPDLIPDEAAEWMEASDKYGLDRVFLVAPSSTTERMQRTVDASRGFVYAVSIMGVTGARTSVSTAAKDVVAAAHAAGAERVCVGLGVSNAGQVREIAAYAEGVIVGTALVAAIRDGGVDAVAALTKDLSTGLSREEA encoded by the coding sequence GTGACCACTGCACAGACCATCAGCAAGTCGGCGGCGGCCATCGACAAGGCCCGCGCCGAAGGCCGGGCAGCCCTCATCGGCTACCTCCCCGCCGGCTACCCCAGCGTTGAGGAGACCATCGCCGCGGGCATCGCCCTTGCCGAGAACGGCGCCGACCTCATCGAAATCGGCATCCCGTACTCGGATCCCGTGATGGACGGCCAGGTCATCCAGGCTGCCACCACGGAGGCGCTGGCCAAGGGCTTCTCCGTCCGCCAGGTCTTTGATGTGGTGCAAGGCATCACCAGCAAAACCGATGCTGCCGTCCTGGTGATGACCTACTGGAACCCGGTAGTCCGGATGGGCGTGGACGAGTTTTCGCGGCGCCTGGCCGAGGCCGGGGGAGCCGGGCTTATCACCCCGGACCTCATTCCTGACGAGGCGGCCGAGTGGATGGAAGCCTCGGACAAGTACGGGCTGGACCGGGTGTTCCTGGTGGCCCCGTCCTCCACCACGGAGCGCATGCAGCGGACGGTGGACGCAAGCCGCGGCTTCGTCTACGCCGTGTCCATCATGGGCGTCACCGGTGCCAGGACCTCCGTCAGCACCGCAGCCAAGGACGTGGTTGCCGCGGCCCACGCGGCCGGCGCCGAGCGCGTGTGCGTCGGCCTGGGCGTTTCCAACGCCGGGCAGGTCCGTGAGATCGCCGCGTACGCCGAAGGCGTCATCGTGGGCACCGCGCTGGTGGCAGCCATCCGCGACGGCGGAGTGGACGCCGTCGCTGCCCTCACCAAGGACCTCAGCACCGGCCTGTCCAGGGAAGAAGCCTAA
- the trpB gene encoding tryptophan synthase subunit beta translates to MADAPSANADNNAAEAFLQGGSLKHAPGPYFGSYGGRWMPESLIAALDELEETFNKAKDDPEFRAQIADLNKNYSGRPSLLTEAKRFSEHAGGVRIFLKREDLNHTGSHKINNVLGQALLAKRMGKTRVIAETGAGQHGVASATAAALMGLECVVYMGAEDCRRQALNVARMELLGATVIPVTSGSQTLKDAINDALRDWVANVDNTHYLLGTAAGAHPFPAMVRYFHEVIGEEARAQILDQAGRLPDAVCACIGGGSNAIGIFHGFLDDPSVKIYGFEAGGDGVETGRHAATITLGKPGVLHGARSYLMQDDDGQTIESHSISAGLDYPGVGPEHSYLADIGRVSYEPITDSEAMDAFKLLCRTEGIIPAIESSHALAGAIKVGQRLAADAATGGGTAEDKIVVVNLSGRGDKDVATAAEWFDLLDEDSAEAEIGKEGEQL, encoded by the coding sequence ATGGCCGACGCACCCTCAGCGAACGCTGACAACAACGCCGCAGAAGCATTCCTGCAGGGCGGCTCCCTCAAGCACGCTCCGGGACCCTACTTCGGCAGTTACGGGGGACGCTGGATGCCGGAGTCCCTGATCGCCGCTCTGGACGAACTTGAGGAAACGTTCAACAAGGCCAAGGACGATCCCGAGTTCCGGGCCCAGATCGCGGACCTGAACAAGAACTATTCCGGCCGTCCCTCGTTGCTCACCGAAGCCAAGCGCTTCTCCGAGCACGCCGGGGGAGTCCGGATCTTCCTCAAGCGCGAGGACCTGAACCACACCGGTTCGCACAAGATCAACAACGTCCTGGGCCAGGCACTGCTCGCCAAGCGCATGGGTAAAACCCGCGTCATCGCCGAAACCGGCGCAGGCCAGCACGGCGTGGCCAGTGCCACCGCCGCCGCCCTGATGGGCCTGGAGTGCGTGGTGTACATGGGTGCGGAGGACTGCCGGCGCCAGGCGCTGAACGTTGCCCGAATGGAGCTCCTAGGCGCCACCGTGATCCCCGTCACCAGCGGCTCGCAGACCCTCAAGGACGCCATCAATGACGCTCTCCGGGACTGGGTGGCCAACGTGGACAACACCCACTACCTCCTGGGCACGGCCGCCGGCGCCCACCCCTTCCCGGCCATGGTCCGCTACTTCCACGAAGTGATCGGCGAGGAAGCCCGCGCCCAGATCCTGGACCAGGCCGGCCGTCTTCCTGACGCCGTCTGCGCCTGCATCGGCGGCGGCTCCAATGCCATCGGCATCTTCCACGGCTTCCTTGACGATCCCTCCGTGAAGATTTACGGCTTCGAAGCAGGCGGCGACGGTGTGGAGACGGGCCGCCACGCGGCCACCATCACACTCGGCAAGCCCGGCGTCCTGCACGGCGCGCGCTCCTACCTCATGCAGGACGACGACGGCCAGACCATCGAGTCCCACTCGATCTCCGCCGGCCTCGACTACCCCGGCGTTGGCCCGGAGCACTCCTACCTCGCCGACATCGGACGCGTCAGCTACGAGCCCATCACGGACAGCGAGGCCATGGATGCCTTCAAGCTCCTGTGCCGCACCGAGGGCATCATTCCCGCCATCGAGTCCTCCCATGCACTGGCCGGCGCCATCAAGGTGGGGCAACGGCTTGCTGCCGACGCCGCAACAGGCGGCGGGACGGCAGAGGACAAGATCGTGGTGGTGAACCTTTCGGGCCGTGGCGATAAGGACGTGGCCACCGCAGCCGAATGGTTCGATCTGTTGGACGAGGACTCCGCCGAGGCGGAAATTGGCAAAGAAGGGGAGCAGCTGTGA
- the trpC gene encoding indole-3-glycerol phosphate synthase TrpC has translation MATVLDDINAGVREDMDARKRLVSLAELKDLAQAAAPARDAWAALGGPSPSREQLKVIAEIKRRSPSKGDLASIGDPASLARQYADGGASVISVLTEQRRFNGSLADLDAVRAAVDVPLLRKDFTLDEYQIWEARAHGADLILLIVAALSDAQLMEFSALSRELGMNVLVETHTEEEIERAVAARARIIGVNVRNLKTLDVDRSVFASLAGRIPAGALVVAESGVRDVDDVTHYAASGANAVLVGEALVSHSTPRERIGEFTAAGAAAIAARG, from the coding sequence ATGGCAACTGTTCTCGATGACATCAACGCCGGTGTCAGGGAGGATATGGACGCGCGGAAACGCCTTGTTTCCCTCGCTGAACTGAAGGACCTGGCCCAGGCCGCGGCACCCGCCCGCGATGCCTGGGCAGCCCTCGGCGGCCCCTCACCGTCCCGGGAGCAGCTGAAAGTCATCGCGGAAATCAAACGCCGCAGCCCGTCCAAGGGTGACCTCGCGTCCATCGGTGATCCTGCTTCGCTCGCCAGGCAGTATGCCGACGGCGGTGCCTCCGTTATCAGCGTCCTCACCGAGCAGCGCCGCTTCAACGGTTCGCTCGCGGACCTGGATGCCGTGCGTGCCGCAGTGGACGTTCCGCTGCTGCGCAAGGATTTCACGCTTGACGAGTACCAGATTTGGGAAGCCCGTGCGCATGGGGCGGACCTGATCCTGCTGATCGTGGCGGCGCTGTCCGATGCCCAGCTCATGGAGTTCTCGGCGCTCAGCCGGGAGCTCGGTATGAACGTCCTCGTGGAAACGCATACCGAAGAGGAGATTGAGCGGGCAGTCGCCGCCCGGGCGCGCATCATCGGAGTCAACGTGCGGAACCTGAAGACGCTCGACGTCGACCGTTCCGTTTTCGCGTCCCTGGCGGGCCGGATTCCGGCTGGGGCCCTCGTGGTTGCCGAATCCGGCGTCCGCGACGTGGACGACGTCACGCACTATGCCGCCAGCGGCGCCAACGCAGTCCTGGTGGGCGAAGCTTTGGTCAGCCACTCAACCCCGCGTGAGCGGATTGGCGAATTCACGGCGGCAGGCGCCGCCGCCATTGCTGCCCGCGGCTGA
- a CDS encoding HGxxPAAW family protein yields the protein MSKAPASVSKSGTRTVAPGTIDHSQELGHGNSPAAWTCVIVMLVGALIASIAFVIASTPIFIAGIGVMVIGLILGWIMRKAGYGVEGSKLKNSGH from the coding sequence ATGAGCAAAGCACCTGCGTCCGTTTCCAAGTCAGGCACCCGCACGGTAGCCCCCGGCACCATTGACCACAGCCAGGAACTCGGCCACGGCAACAGCCCCGCGGCTTGGACCTGCGTCATTGTGATGCTGGTGGGCGCCCTCATCGCGTCAATCGCTTTCGTCATCGCCAGCACCCCCATCTTCATTGCCGGCATCGGCGTTATGGTGATCGGCCTGATCCTCGGCTGGATCATGCGCAAGGCAGGCTACGGCGTCGAAGGCAGCAAGCTGAAGAACTCCGGCCACTGA
- a CDS encoding Trp biosynthesis-associated membrane protein, giving the protein MPAQGPEAGQTAATQKTSGTPAWARKSTLVLLVAVLALAVFGTTTQTWMTVTLDPNQVGQAGAAQTALEVQGSKAATAVTALALVALAGGLAAAIAGRIARWIITAIIVLASAGIVAAAATVLANPLAAAQGAIAAATGITGSQAQVAVTAFPVLAVVAGCLLALAALLIIPAGRHWKTRTKYDAPAAGSAAAAAGPVDEIDSWDRLSRGDDPT; this is encoded by the coding sequence ATGCCGGCCCAGGGGCCGGAAGCGGGGCAGACGGCGGCCACACAAAAGACTTCCGGCACCCCTGCCTGGGCCCGGAAGTCCACGTTGGTGCTGCTCGTCGCGGTCCTGGCGCTGGCCGTATTCGGCACCACCACCCAAACGTGGATGACCGTCACACTGGACCCGAACCAGGTGGGCCAGGCTGGCGCCGCGCAGACGGCACTTGAGGTCCAGGGCAGCAAAGCTGCCACTGCCGTGACGGCGCTGGCCCTGGTGGCTCTCGCCGGCGGACTGGCCGCTGCGATCGCGGGGAGGATCGCGAGGTGGATCATCACCGCCATCATCGTCCTCGCCTCGGCAGGGATCGTTGCCGCCGCCGCCACCGTCCTGGCCAATCCGCTGGCCGCAGCCCAGGGGGCCATCGCGGCCGCCACCGGGATCACCGGCAGCCAGGCGCAAGTGGCGGTCACCGCCTTCCCGGTGCTCGCCGTCGTCGCCGGCTGTTTACTGGCCCTGGCGGCCCTGCTCATCATTCCCGCAGGGCGGCACTGGAAAACCAGGACCAAATATGATGCACCGGCCGCCGGAAGCGCTGCCGCAGCGGCTGGTCCGGTGGACGAGATCGACAGCTGGGACCGGCTCTCCCGCGGCGACGACCCGACCTGA
- a CDS encoding anthranilate synthase component I has translation MQDLGIISPGLEEFRELAGHSRVIPVRLKVLADAETPIGLYRKLAQGQPGTFLMESAAVGGAWSRYSFIGARSRATLTTKDGNAHWLGEPPAGVPVDGSPVDAVRDTIEALRTDRFDGLPPFTSGLVGFLGWETVRHWERLVSPPEDDLQLPEMALNLVTDMAVHDNVDGTVLLIANAINFDDSSERVDEAWHDAVARVKALLAKVSTPVAQPVSVLAPAALDFASSVQERWDEAEYLAALDRGKEAIVDGEVFQVVISRRFEMECTASALDVYRVLRNTNPSPYMYIFSLEDAEGREYSIVGSSPEALVTVTGEEVITHPIAGSRPRGKTVEGDKALAEELLADQKERAEHLMLVDLSRNDLSKVCVAGTVDVTQFMEVERFSHIMHLVSTVVGQLSPQAKAYDVLKATFPAGTLSGAPKPRALRLLDELEPHRRGIYGGVVGYLDFAGDMDMAIAIRSALLREGRAYVQAGGGIVADSVNPTEALETVNKAAAPLRAVHTAGSLQNISAETLSGGTGS, from the coding sequence ATGCAGGACCTTGGAATCATCAGCCCGGGCCTTGAGGAGTTCCGGGAACTGGCCGGCCACAGCCGCGTCATCCCCGTCCGGCTCAAGGTACTTGCCGACGCGGAGACCCCCATTGGTTTGTACCGGAAGCTCGCGCAGGGACAGCCCGGAACGTTCCTGATGGAGTCCGCTGCGGTGGGCGGGGCATGGTCCCGCTACTCCTTTATCGGCGCCAGGTCCCGCGCAACCCTCACCACCAAGGACGGCAACGCGCACTGGCTGGGTGAGCCGCCCGCAGGTGTCCCGGTGGATGGCAGCCCCGTGGACGCCGTCCGCGACACCATCGAAGCCCTCCGCACGGACAGGTTCGATGGCCTGCCGCCCTTCACCTCCGGCCTGGTGGGTTTCCTCGGCTGGGAAACTGTGCGGCACTGGGAACGCCTGGTGAGCCCACCGGAGGATGACCTGCAGCTGCCGGAGATGGCGCTGAACCTGGTCACCGACATGGCCGTGCACGACAACGTTGACGGCACAGTGCTGTTGATCGCCAACGCCATCAACTTCGATGACAGCTCCGAGCGCGTGGACGAGGCCTGGCATGACGCCGTGGCCCGGGTCAAGGCGCTCCTGGCCAAGGTCAGTACGCCGGTGGCGCAGCCCGTTTCCGTCCTGGCCCCCGCCGCACTGGACTTTGCCTCAAGCGTGCAGGAACGCTGGGACGAAGCCGAGTACCTGGCTGCGCTGGACCGGGGCAAGGAAGCCATTGTGGACGGCGAGGTGTTCCAGGTGGTGATTTCCCGCCGCTTCGAAATGGAGTGCACGGCCTCGGCCCTGGACGTCTACCGGGTCCTTCGGAACACCAACCCGAGCCCCTACATGTACATCTTCAGCCTCGAGGACGCCGAGGGCCGGGAGTACTCCATCGTCGGGTCCTCGCCGGAGGCCCTCGTAACGGTCACCGGTGAAGAAGTCATCACCCATCCCATCGCCGGATCGCGCCCGCGGGGTAAGACGGTAGAGGGGGACAAAGCCCTCGCCGAGGAGCTCCTGGCGGACCAGAAGGAACGCGCCGAACACCTAATGCTCGTGGACCTTTCCCGTAATGACCTTTCCAAGGTGTGCGTGGCCGGGACTGTGGATGTCACGCAGTTTATGGAGGTGGAGCGCTTCAGCCACATCATGCACCTCGTCTCCACTGTGGTGGGCCAGCTCTCGCCGCAGGCGAAGGCCTATGACGTGCTGAAGGCAACGTTCCCGGCCGGAACCCTCTCGGGGGCGCCGAAACCCCGCGCCCTGCGGCTCCTCGACGAGCTCGAACCGCACCGCCGCGGAATCTACGGGGGCGTTGTGGGCTATCTCGATTTTGCCGGCGACATGGACATGGCCATCGCTATCCGTTCCGCCCTGCTGCGCGAGGGCCGGGCATATGTCCAGGCCGGCGGCGGCATCGTGGCAGACTCGGTCAACCCGACAGAAGCCCTCGAGACCGTGAACAAGGCCGCAGCCCCGCTCCGCGCGGTGCACACGGCAGGTTCGCTGCAGAACATCTCGGCGGAGACGTTGTCAGGCGGGACGGGATCCTGA
- the hisI gene encoding phosphoribosyl-AMP cyclohydrolase translates to MSEQPTPTATPGSALPAAPSTALAGTPSAASPAGPLPSELAAALKRDSAGLVAAVVQQYDTNEVLMLGWMDDEALHRTMTSGRVTFYSRSRQEYWRKGDTSGHVQWVKSVAMDCDGDALLVRVDQVGAACHTGTRTCFDGRNLIVTTGPAD, encoded by the coding sequence ATGTCTGAGCAGCCCACCCCCACCGCGACCCCTGGTTCCGCCCTGCCCGCAGCGCCGTCGACAGCCCTGGCCGGAACCCCCTCCGCTGCATCGCCGGCGGGCCCGCTTCCGTCGGAGCTGGCTGCGGCCCTTAAGCGTGACAGCGCAGGCCTGGTTGCCGCCGTCGTGCAGCAGTACGACACCAATGAGGTGCTCATGCTGGGCTGGATGGATGACGAGGCGCTGCACCGCACCATGACCAGCGGCCGGGTGACCTTCTACTCCCGCTCCCGCCAGGAGTACTGGCGCAAGGGAGACACGTCCGGGCACGTGCAGTGGGTGAAGTCCGTGGCCATGGATTGCGACGGCGACGCGCTGCTGGTCCGCGTGGACCAGGTAGGCGCCGCATGCCACACCGGCACCCGCACCTGCTTCGACGGCAGGAACCTTATCGTCACCACCGGCCCGGCAGACTGA
- a CDS encoding TIGR03085 family metal-binding protein — MHFVDPSREVLAETLLAAGPDAPTLCKGWRTRDLAAHLYLRERKAAVGLGLIIKRLAKASDQATAKLAAKLTTADAYARLVNTFRSGPPALSPMKIKGLDESANLIEYFVHTEDVRRAVDRWAPRALDEAYSDALWDELVKRAAILYRGVDLGIVLVRPSGPRHVAKRAPVSVAIVGEPGELLMHAHGRTRHALVTFEGQPDAVALLQSAEVGL; from the coding sequence ATGCATTTCGTCGATCCGTCCCGAGAAGTCCTTGCCGAAACCCTCCTTGCGGCCGGCCCTGACGCGCCCACACTCTGCAAGGGCTGGCGCACCAGGGACCTCGCCGCGCACCTTTACCTGCGCGAACGCAAAGCCGCCGTGGGACTGGGGCTGATCATCAAGCGGCTGGCGAAGGCGTCAGACCAGGCCACCGCAAAGCTGGCAGCAAAGCTGACCACCGCCGATGCGTACGCCCGGCTGGTAAACACTTTCCGGAGCGGGCCGCCGGCCCTCTCCCCCATGAAGATCAAGGGTCTGGACGAAAGCGCCAACCTCATCGAGTACTTTGTCCACACCGAAGACGTGAGGCGCGCAGTGGACCGTTGGGCCCCACGCGCCTTGGACGAAGCCTATTCAGACGCCCTCTGGGATGAACTCGTCAAGCGCGCGGCCATCCTGTACCGGGGCGTGGACCTGGGCATCGTACTGGTGCGGCCTTCCGGACCGCGTCATGTTGCGAAACGTGCTCCCGTTTCAGTGGCCATCGTCGGCGAGCCGGGCGAGCTGCTGATGCACGCCCACGGCCGCACGCGCCACGCCCTGGTCACGTTCGAAGGCCAGCCGGACGCCGTCGCGCTGCTGCAGTCAGCCGAAGTAGGGCTCTAG
- the hisF gene encoding imidazole glycerol phosphate synthase subunit HisF, with protein sequence MAVAVRVIPCLDVDAGRVVKGVNFEGLRDAGDPVELAHRYDNAGADELTFLDVTASSGNRETTFDVVRRTAEEVFIPLCVGGGVRGVAEVDKLLRFGADKASINTAAVARPDVIDEITRHFGSQVLVLSVDARRTRPGSHPTSSGFEVTTHGGRTGTGIDAVAWAKEAADRGVGEILLNSIDADGTKDGFDLELISLVRAAVKVPIIASGGAGEPAHFPPAVAAGADAVLAASIFHWGPDDMMAQVKTAIREAGFEVR encoded by the coding sequence ATGGCAGTAGCCGTACGCGTCATTCCCTGCCTTGACGTCGACGCCGGGCGCGTCGTCAAGGGCGTTAACTTCGAGGGCCTCCGCGACGCCGGCGACCCCGTGGAACTGGCGCACCGCTACGACAACGCCGGCGCCGACGAGCTGACCTTCCTGGACGTCACTGCGTCCTCGGGCAACCGCGAAACCACGTTCGACGTGGTCCGCCGGACCGCCGAGGAAGTCTTTATTCCGTTGTGCGTCGGCGGCGGCGTCCGCGGCGTGGCAGAGGTGGACAAGCTGCTCCGCTTCGGCGCGGATAAGGCCTCCATCAACACCGCAGCCGTTGCCCGCCCCGACGTCATCGACGAGATCACCCGGCACTTCGGCTCCCAGGTCCTTGTCCTGTCCGTCGACGCCCGCCGGACCCGCCCGGGCTCCCACCCCACGTCGTCGGGATTTGAAGTGACCACCCACGGCGGACGCACGGGCACGGGCATAGACGCTGTCGCGTGGGCCAAGGAAGCCGCCGACCGTGGCGTGGGGGAGATTCTGCTTAATTCCATTGACGCAGACGGCACCAAGGATGGCTTCGACCTGGAACTCATCAGCCTGGTCCGGGCTGCCGTCAAGGTGCCCATCATTGCTTCCGGCGGCGCGGGGGAGCCGGCACACTTTCCGCCCGCCGTCGCGGCCGGCGCTGACGCCGTGCTGGCCGCATCGATCTTCCACTGGGGCCCGGACGACATGATGGCGCAGGTCAAGACCGCCATCCGGGAAGCTGGCTTCGAAGTCCGCTAG
- the hisG gene encoding ATP phosphoribosyltransferase, with the protein MLRVAVPNKGSLSEAASAMLSEAGYRQRRDTRELVMVDPDNDIEFFFLRPRDIAVYVGQGTLDVGITGRDLLLDAEVEAEELLPLGFAASTFRFAGPVGDFAKVEELEGKRLATSYDGLLRGYLAERGVNAKVVRLDGAVESSVRLGVADAIADVVETGNTLKAAGMEIFGEPILKSEAVLIRRSGNGGAANGTAKEIEVLIRRLQGVLVARQYVLMDYDIRKELVEQAAALTPGLESPTVSPLRDSDWVAVRSMVPKRETNRIMDELYDLGARAILVSSIHACRI; encoded by the coding sequence ATGCTGCGAGTTGCCGTCCCCAACAAGGGTTCTCTGTCCGAAGCCGCCTCCGCGATGCTGTCCGAAGCCGGCTACCGCCAGCGCCGCGATACCCGCGAGCTGGTGATGGTGGACCCGGACAACGACATCGAATTCTTCTTCCTCCGTCCCCGCGACATCGCCGTTTATGTCGGCCAGGGAACGCTCGACGTCGGCATCACCGGACGCGACCTGCTGCTGGATGCGGAGGTGGAAGCTGAGGAGCTGCTTCCGTTGGGCTTTGCCGCCTCCACGTTCCGCTTTGCCGGTCCGGTAGGGGATTTTGCCAAGGTTGAAGAGCTTGAGGGTAAGCGGCTGGCTACCAGCTACGACGGCCTGCTGCGCGGCTACCTTGCAGAACGCGGCGTCAACGCCAAGGTGGTCCGCCTGGACGGCGCCGTGGAATCGTCGGTCCGGCTGGGCGTCGCGGACGCCATTGCCGACGTCGTCGAAACCGGAAACACGCTCAAGGCCGCAGGGATGGAAATTTTCGGCGAACCGATCCTGAAGTCCGAGGCCGTCCTGATCCGGCGGAGCGGCAATGGCGGCGCCGCCAACGGCACGGCCAAGGAAATCGAGGTCCTGATCCGGCGGCTGCAGGGTGTTCTCGTGGCGCGCCAGTACGTGCTCATGGACTACGACATCCGCAAGGAACTCGTGGAACAGGCTGCTGCGCTGACGCCGGGCCTGGAATCACCCACGGTCTCGCCCCTGCGGGACTCGGACTGGGTTGCCGTCCGCTCCATGGTGCCCAAGCGGGAAACCAACCGGATCATGGATGAGCTGTACGACCTCGGCGCCCGCGCCATCCTGGTCAGCAGCATCCACGCCTGCCGCATCTGA
- a CDS encoding phosphoribosyl-ATP diphosphatase, producing MKNFETLFAELSEKAATRPEGSRTVAELDSGVHGIGKKVVEEAAEVWMAAEYESDEAAAEEISQLLYHLQVLMLAKGLTLEDVYKHL from the coding sequence GTGAAGAATTTCGAGACGCTGTTCGCTGAACTCAGCGAGAAGGCAGCCACCCGCCCGGAAGGCTCCCGCACCGTCGCTGAATTGGACTCCGGTGTCCACGGCATCGGCAAGAAAGTCGTTGAGGAAGCAGCCGAAGTATGGATGGCTGCCGAATATGAATCCGATGAAGCGGCGGCCGAGGAAATCTCCCAGCTGCTGTACCACCTGCAGGTTCTGATGCTCGCCAAAGGCCTGACCCTGGAAGACGTCTACAAGCATCTGTAG
- the ribH gene encoding 6,7-dimethyl-8-ribityllumazine synthase — protein sequence MSGHGAPDIDLTTLNPAGTCQLRLAIVAASWHTQIMDGLLDGALRAAKDAGIAEPTVLRVPGSFELPVAAARLAPHFDAVVALGVVIRGGTPHFEYVCQAATSGLTDVSVRTGVPVGFGVLTCDTEQQGLDRAGLPGSKEDKGHEAVTAALATAVVLKQYNS from the coding sequence GATATCGACCTCACCACCCTTAACCCGGCCGGGACGTGCCAGCTACGGCTGGCCATCGTGGCGGCCAGCTGGCATACCCAGATCATGGACGGGCTTTTGGACGGTGCCCTTCGCGCCGCCAAGGACGCCGGTATTGCCGAGCCCACCGTCCTGCGGGTCCCCGGAAGCTTCGAATTGCCTGTCGCCGCCGCCCGGCTGGCACCGCACTTCGACGCCGTCGTTGCCCTCGGCGTCGTGATCCGCGGCGGCACGCCGCACTTCGAGTACGTCTGCCAGGCGGCGACGTCGGGCCTCACGGACGTGAGCGTGCGCACCGGCGTTCCGGTGGGCTTCGGCGTCCTGACATGCGACACCGAACAGCAGGGCCTGGACCGCGCGGGCCTTCCCGGCTCGAAGGAAGACAAGGGCCACGAAGCAGTTACCGCGGCACTGGCCACCGCCGTCGTCCTGAAGCAGTACAACAGCTAG